AGGAAAATCATCCGGCCGCTGCTTATTTTTTCCGAGGACGAGATCCGCGCCTTCCTCGGACGCAACGGCCTGGAATTCTACCAGGACAGCAGCAATCTAAGTGACGATTTCTTGCGCAATCGCATCCGCCACACGCTGTTGCCGGCAGTCAAGGCGATCGAGCCCGAGGCCGAGGAGAGGATTTTCAGGACCGTGCGGCTCATCCAGGACGAGTTCGACTATTTCCAGGAACTGACGCACGGGCTCCTGCGCAGGCACCTAGTCGTGGATGCGATCCTTCCCGCGCAGGTGTTCGCGGGACTGCATCCCGCCGTCGCCCGCCATTTGGCCCGGGAATACTTGCGCCGGCTGAAGGGAAACCTGCTCGGCGTCGGCTTCGAGCATATCGCTGATTTTTTACGGAGCCTAGAGACAGGGCGCGGCTTGTCCCTGCCCGGCTTGAACCTGAAATTTTTAAAAGGCTGGATCTTCCCGGAAAAAATACGCATCGCCGACTACCGGTTGGAGATCGGCGGCATGGGCCGCTGGGACGTCGCTGCCATCGGCCGCGTCCTCGTGCTGAAGAAAACGGCCCGTTTCCGCATGCCCAGCGACAATACCGGTATCATGGTGCCGCTGCGCAAGCTGCGCTTCCCCCTCCGCCTCCGGCCGGCCAAGAGTACGGACAAGTACCGCAAGATCCATTCGCCCTACAGCCAGAATGTCTTTGAAATGATCCGCAGCTCGGGCATTCCGGCGCCATTGCGCCGCCTCTGCCCGGTGCTGGAGAACGGCGACGGAGCGATCATCTGGGTCTACGGCTCGCCGCTGGCCCACCCCTTCGCCGTTGGCAAAGGTGCCGCCGGGCCGTTCATGCGCATCGCGCTCGAGCCCTAAAAGAGCGCCTTGGCATTTTGCCCGCTATTTCCAAAAAGTCAATCGCCGCTTGATTGCATTTCAGCGCCTCCTGGTTTAAGATGACAGGCACTATGCCCGAGAAGCCATTGCCGGCGGTATTAAAGAAACCGCATGTCTGGTGCTTCAGCACCTATTTCGCCGAGGGGCTGCCCTTCTCGGTCATCCGCTCCGTTTCCACCGTCTTTTTTCGCGACCGTGGCGTGAGCCTCGAGGCGGTCGGTCTGACCACGTTTTTCGGGCTGCCCTGGATCCTCAAGTTTTTCTGGGGTCCGCTGGTCGACGAGTTCGCCAGCAAGCGGCGCTGGCTGCTGGCCATGCAGACAATGCTGGCCGTGCTGATCGGCGCCGCCGCCTTCCTGGTGCCGCTGCCCGCCGCCCCGCGCCTGATCGCCATTCTCTTCTTCGCCGCCGCCTTCGTCGCCGCCACCCACGACATCGCCATCGACGGCTACTACCTGGCCGCCCTGGACAAGGTCGAGCAGACAAAGTTTCTCGGCTACCGCATCATGGCCTACCGCGTGGCCATGCTGACCGGCACCGGGGTGATCGTGACCATCGGCACTGCCTTCTCCTGGGCGGCGGCATTTCTGGCCGCGGGCCTGCTGCTGGGACTGCTGGCCGCCTATCATTCCCTTTTCCTGCCCGAATGCGAAACGGAGCAACATTCCTTCAAGGACATGTTCGGCCTCTTCGCCCGTTCGCGCGTCTTGC
Above is a genomic segment from Candidatus Aminicenantes bacterium containing:
- the tilS gene encoding tRNA lysidine(34) synthetase TilS yields the protein MRIIFPAFKKNIEQNRLLVPGDTVLVGFSGGKDSVALIALLQELQKSIPLTVIAAYFNHRLRPDAAEEESWVRAFCAGRGIRLEIGGRDLRRFSRENRLNLEHAASLSRYDFFAALAGQIPGARIATAHSRSDLSETFFIKLFRGSGLQGLSAIFASKERKIIRPLLIFSEDEIRAFLGRNGLEFYQDSSNLSDDFLRNRIRHTLLPAVKAIEPEAEERIFRTVRLIQDEFDYFQELTHGLLRRHLVVDAILPAQVFAGLHPAVARHLAREYLRRLKGNLLGVGFEHIADFLRSLETGRGLSLPGLNLKFLKGWIFPEKIRIADYRLEIGGMGRWDVAAIGRVLVLKKTARFRMPSDNTGIMVPLRKLRFPLRLRPAKSTDKYRKIHSPYSQNVFEMIRSSGIPAPLRRLCPVLENGDGAIIWVYGSPLAHPFAVGKGAAGPFMRIALEP